One Danio aesculapii chromosome 22, fDanAes4.1, whole genome shotgun sequence genomic window carries:
- the si:ch211-276k2.2 gene encoding receptor-transporting protein 2-like translates to MASMLWESSLQEKSSDLHEDTWHITIDDSIEPHGQARGWYQYISGSFARFRCSLCRRDWVSKRVQVVFHFHLNTAKGQGTVKLRRFKQKCRRCNEARMEDPNFAVENIDVLIERLVEKIRMRCYSENLGENNRPSVFSGRVNGPHESEHCEACRLAICSQAN, encoded by the exons ATGGCGTCGATGTTGTGGGAAAGTTCTCTGCAGGAGAAATCAAGCGATCTTCATGAGGACACATGGCACATTACCATCGACGACTCTATTGAGCCACACGGACAGGCTCGGGGCTGGTACCAATACATTTCTGGATCCTTCGCAAG GTTCAGGTGTTCCCTGTGTAGACGAGACTGGGTGTCTAAAAGAGTGCAGGTGGTGTTTCATTTCCACCTGAACACAGCGAAAGGACAAGGAACCGTTAAACTGCGACGCTTCAAACAGAAGTGCAGGCGATGCAACGAAGCTCGAATGGAGGATCCGAACTTCGCAGTGGAAAACATCGATGTGCTGATCGAGAGACTTGTTGAGAAGATCCGCATGAGATGCTACAGCGAAAACCTGGGAGAGAATAACAGGCCCTCGGTGTTCAGCGGCAGAGTTAACGGCCCGCATGAAAGCGAACACTGTGAAGCCTGTCGACTCGCCATCTGCAGTCAGGCCAACTGA
- the si:ch211-276k2.1 gene encoding receptor-transporting protein 3 has translation MASLWNSALQRKAGELHMDAWTIEIDETIEENRAAPSWHQYISGSFAQFKCSLCRRGWGSSKVKVVFHFSLNTAWRRGTIKLRGFKQECKTCSAPQWERPQFPVENMDVLIEKLVKKIRMRCYRENLGEANRPPVFNGRIDGPHETAHCEACRLGSCSQANQQ, from the exons ATGGCATCCTTGTGGAACAGTGCTTTGCAGAGGAAAGCAGGAGAGCTTCACATGGACGCATGGACCATTGAAATTGATGAGACCATTGAAGAAAACAGAGCAGCTCCATCTTGGCATCAGTACATCTCTGGTTCTTTCGCACA GTTCAAGTGTTCCCTGTGTAGACGAGGCTGGGGGTCTTCAAAAGTGAAGGTGGTGTTTCATTTCAGCCTGAACACAGCATGGAGACGAGGAACCATTAAACTACGAGGCTTCAAACAGGAGTGCAAGACGTGCTCGGCCCCGCAGTGGGAGCGTCCACAGTTCCCAGTGGAAAACATGGATGTGCTGATTGAGAAACTAGTTAAAAAGATCCGCATGAGATGCTACAGGGAAAACCTGGGAGAGGCAAACAGACCCCCAGTGTTCAATGGCAGGATCGATGGGCCACACGAAACAGCTCACTGTGAAGCCTGTCGACTCGGCAGCTGCAGTCAGGCTAATCAACAGTGA